Proteins from a single region of Kogia breviceps isolate mKogBre1 chromosome 5, mKogBre1 haplotype 1, whole genome shotgun sequence:
- the ST3GAL6 gene encoding type 2 lactosamine alpha-2,3-sialyltransferase isoform X6, which translates to MNNGPILGHEEEVGRRTTFRLFYPESVFSDPNHNDPNTTVILTAFKPLDLKWLWELLTGGKINTNGFWKKPALNLIYKPYQIRILDPFIIRTAAYELLHFPKVFPKNQKPKHPTTGIIAITLAFHICHEVHLAGFKYNFSDLKSPLHYFGNATMSLMNKNAYHNVTAEQLFLKDIIEKNFVIDLTQD; encoded by the exons ATGAATAATGGTCCTATTTTAGGACATGAAGAGGAAGTTGGGAGAAGGACTACCTTCCGACTTTTTTATCCAGAATCTGTTTTTTCAGATCCCAATCACAATGATCCTAATACTACGGTGATTCTCACTGCTTTTAAGCCGCTTGATTTAAAGTGGCTGTGGGAATTGTTGACAGGTGGCAAAATA aaCACTAATGGTTTTTGGAAGAAACCAGCATTAAATCTGATCTATAAACCTTATCAGATCAGAATATTAGATCCTTTCATTATCAGAACAGCAGCTTATGAACTGCTTCATTTCCCGAAAGTGTTTCCCAAAAATCAG AAACCCAAACACCCAACAACAGGAATTATTGCCATTACGTTGGCATTTCACATATGTCATGAAGTTCACCTTGCTGGTTTTAAGTACAACTTTTCTGACCTCAAGAGTCCTTTGCACTACTTTGGGAATGCCACCATGTCTTTGATGAAtaag aatgCATATCACAATGTGACTGCAGAGCAGCTCTTTTTGAAGGACATTATAGAAAAAAACTTTGTAATCGACTTGACTCAAGATTGA
- the ST3GAL6 gene encoding type 2 lactosamine alpha-2,3-sialyltransferase isoform X3: MGCRLQLQSVTPESRFHQFHPFLCAADFKNTASFYGSDKFDLPYGIRTSAEYFRLALSKLHSCDLFDEFDNVPCKKCVVVGNGGVLKNKTLGGKIDSYDVIIRMNNGPILGHEEEVGRRTTFRLFYPESVFSDPNHNDPNTTVILTAFKPLDLKWLWELLTGGKINTNGFWKKPALNLIYKPYQIRILDPFIIRTAAYELLHFPKVFPKNQKPKHPTTGIIAITLAFHICHEVHLAGFKYNFSDLKSPLHYFGNATMSLMNKNAYHNVTAEQLFLKDIIEKNFVIDLTQD, from the exons gtttcatCAGTTTCACCCTTTTCTGTGTgcagctgattttaaaaatactgcttcCTTCTATGGTAGCGATAAGTTTGATTTGCCCTATGGGATAAGAACATCAG CCGAATATTTTCGACTTGCTCTTTCAAAACTGCACAGTTGTGATCTCTTTGATGAGTTTGACAA TGTGCCATGTAAAAAATGTGTGGTGGTTGGTAATGGAGGAGTTTTGAAGAATAAGACGTTAGGAGGAAAAATTGACTCCTATGATGTAATAATAAG AATGAATAATGGTCCTATTTTAGGACATGAAGAGGAAGTTGGGAGAAGGACTACCTTCCGACTTTTTTATCCAGAATCTGTTTTTTCAGATCCCAATCACAATGATCCTAATACTACGGTGATTCTCACTGCTTTTAAGCCGCTTGATTTAAAGTGGCTGTGGGAATTGTTGACAGGTGGCAAAATA aaCACTAATGGTTTTTGGAAGAAACCAGCATTAAATCTGATCTATAAACCTTATCAGATCAGAATATTAGATCCTTTCATTATCAGAACAGCAGCTTATGAACTGCTTCATTTCCCGAAAGTGTTTCCCAAAAATCAG AAACCCAAACACCCAACAACAGGAATTATTGCCATTACGTTGGCATTTCACATATGTCATGAAGTTCACCTTGCTGGTTTTAAGTACAACTTTTCTGACCTCAAGAGTCCTTTGCACTACTTTGGGAATGCCACCATGTCTTTGATGAAtaag aatgCATATCACAATGTGACTGCAGAGCAGCTCTTTTTGAAGGACATTATAGAAAAAAACTTTGTAATCGACTTGACTCAAGATTGA